A single region of the Xiphias gladius isolate SHS-SW01 ecotype Sanya breed wild chromosome 17, ASM1685928v1, whole genome shotgun sequence genome encodes:
- the LOC120802231 gene encoding LOW QUALITY PROTEIN: olfactory receptor 1L4-like (The sequence of the model RefSeq protein was modified relative to this genomic sequence to represent the inferred CDS: inserted 1 base in 1 codon), whose protein sequence is MDPEEKAATMYNATFVRPAKFYLSGFSNIPHVKYYYVFLCFVYIMTVLGNGLLLSVIYMVKTLHTPKYMIVFNLALTDLCGSTALIPKLLDTFLFDRRYIVYEACLSYMFFVLYFGSMQSWTLVTMAYDRFVAICFPLRYHSIVTKPAVAAMLLFAWXFLSSLFALTVGFIDRLSFCGSVVIKSFFCDHAPVFSLACNDTSFNNILAWIAFIIVLCFPLILIAFTYVCISIALSRIASAEERLKALKTCTSHLILVAIFFIPIVSTNIAAVSSYIHPNARIINSSLTHTIPALLNPIVYSLKTEEVLNSIRKVCKQNRPSNTTFSKKVNSTTAVLTH, encoded by the exons ATGGACCCAGAAGAGAAAGCTGCTACCATGTATAATGCCACATTTGTTCGACCTGCAAAGTTCTATCTCAGTGGGTTTTCCAACATCCCTCATGTTAAGTATTACTATgtcttcctgtgttttgtctatATCATGACTGTTCTTGGGAATGGCCTCCTTCTCTCAGTTATCTACATGGTCAAGACTCTTCATACACCTAAATACATGATTGTGTTCAACCTGGCTTTGACAGATTTGTGTGGAAGCACTGCTCTCATCCCAAAACTCttggacacatttttgtttgacagGAGATACATTGTCTATGAGGCTTGCTTAAGTTatatgttctttgttttgtactttGGAAGTATGCAGTCATGGACACTTGTCACTATGGCATATGACAGATTTGTAGCAATTTGCTTCCCTTTAAGGTACCATAGTATTGTGACTAAACCAGCTGTTGCTGCAATGCTGCTTTTTGCGT TTTTTTTATCCAGTTTATTTGCATTAACTGTTGGATTCATAGACCGCCTCTCCTTCTGTGGATCTGTGGTgataaaaagctttttctgtGATCATGCACCAGTATTCAGTCTTGCCTGTAATGACACGTCTTTTAATAACATACTGGCTTGGATTGCATTCATCATAGTACTCtgttttcctcttattttgATAGCATTCACATATGTTTGCATTTCCATAGCACTGAGCAGGATTGCATCAGCAGAAGAACGACTCAAAGCATTGAAAACTTGTACTTCTCACCTGATCCTTGTGGCTATTTTCTTCATACCAATTGTGAGCACCAACATAGCTGCAGTGTCCTCCTACATCCATCCCAATGCCAGGATCATAAACTCCTCTTTGACACACACCATACCAGCTTTGCTCAATCCTATTGTATACTCTTTAAAGACAGAAGAAGTGCTGAACTCTATCAGGAAAGTTTGCAAACAAAATAGGCCTAGCAACACGACCTTCTCCAAAAAGGTGAACTCTACCACTGCTGTGTTGACACATTAG
- the or41a3 gene encoding odorant receptor 108-1 — protein MSFLRTVLNDSVVIHPPGFYIIGFQTFPYISVYFVFLAFVYVVTVLFNGLVICIIAFNHCLHTPKFLAVVNLAVIDVILNTCTIPSMIKIFFIKDNFIPFNLCLVQMFFYYTFGTLESYALAILAYDRLIAICFPLRQNTINTMQNMSCIVGLTWCFSLGITAFATSIMTRLSFCKSLRVFSYFCDYAPVFRLACNDYSLQWSTASLLTILLLVGPFTFILLTYVSILLTVFRMKSLNNRLKALATCVEHLILVAIFYIPLIAIFTIGFYLRLIDPDQRVLSLSLASCIPPCVNPIVYSLKTKEIKIRFLALVRKNKISTDQHKRLGELFK, from the coding sequence ATGTCTTTTCTCAGGACTGTTTTAAACGACTCTGTCGTCATTCATCCTCCAGGCTTCTATATCATCGGATTTCAGACGTTTCCCTACATCAGTGTCTACTTCGTCTTTCTAGcgtttgtttatgttgttacAGTGCTGTTCAATGGTTTGGTGATCTGCATAATTGCTTTTAATCATTGTTTGCACACTCCAAAATTTTTGGCTGTTGTCAACCTCGCAGTAATTGATGTAATCCTAAACACGTGTACTATTCCCAGCATGattaagatatttttcattaagGACAATTTCATCCCATTCAACTTGTGTTTGGTACAAATGTTTTTCTACTACACTTTTGGGACTTTGGAGTCATATGCACTTGCTATACTTGCATATGATCGGTTGATCGCAATATGTTTCCCTCTGCGTCAAAACACAATCAACACAATGCAAAACATGTCTTGTATTGTCGGCCTGACTTGGTGTTTTTCTCTGGGAATCACTGCATTTGCAACAAGTATAATGACTCGACTGTCTTTTTGCAAATCTCTGAGAGTGTTCAGCTATTTCTGTGACTATGCACCTGTGTTTAGACTCGCCTGTAATGATTACTCACTGCAGTGGTCTACAGCATCTCTTCTCACTATTTTGCTCCTTGTAGGACCCTTTACTTTTATTCTTCTGACCTATGTCAGCATCCTGCTGACAGTGTTCAGGATGAAATCATTGAACAATCGGTTGAAAGCACTGGCCACTTGTGTTGAGCATCTGATTCTTGTGGCCATATTTTACATTCCTCTCATTGCCATCTTTACTATCGGGTTTTATCTGCGACTCATTGATCCAGACCAGCGTGTGCTGAGCCTGTCGCTGGCCTCTTGCATCCCCCCCTGCGTTAATCCTATTGTATATTCACTGAAAACCAAAGAGATCAAAATCAGATTCCTGGCACtagtaagaaaaaataaaattagcaCAGACCAACATAAGCGCCTTGGAGAGCtgttcaaatga